One region of Streptomyces leeuwenhoekii genomic DNA includes:
- a CDS encoding PhzF family phenazine biosynthesis protein, whose protein sequence is MTTNAPRPEVLRYTAFSSAPDGGNPAGVVLDATALDDSDMLAIAAELGYSESAFLTAPPEGFGGQEARAYSIRYFSPKAEVPFCGHATVATAVALAERTGPGKLVFATRAGTVPVEVTEDGGTFRATLTSVEPHIEEIADADLTEALAALGWPAADLDPAFPPRIAFAGARHLVLAAATRERLADLAYDFARLELLMQRLDLTTVQLVWREAATVFHVRDPFPVGGVVEDPATGAAAAAFGAYARELGLVPEDAVLTLHQGEDLGRPGELTVTLREGDPRVRVSGAGTRIG, encoded by the coding sequence ATGACGACGAACGCGCCGCGGCCCGAGGTGCTGCGGTACACCGCCTTCTCCAGCGCCCCCGACGGCGGAAACCCCGCCGGTGTTGTGCTGGACGCCACCGCCCTGGACGACAGCGACATGCTCGCCATCGCCGCCGAGCTCGGATACTCGGAGTCCGCGTTCCTGACCGCGCCCCCGGAAGGCTTCGGCGGCCAGGAGGCGCGGGCGTACAGCATCCGCTACTTCAGCCCCAAGGCCGAGGTTCCGTTCTGCGGGCACGCCACCGTCGCGACCGCCGTCGCGCTCGCCGAGCGGACAGGCCCAGGGAAGCTGGTGTTCGCGACGCGCGCCGGCACCGTGCCGGTGGAGGTGACCGAGGACGGCGGGACGTTCAGGGCCACGCTCACCAGCGTCGAACCACACATCGAGGAGATCGCCGACGCCGACCTCACGGAGGCACTCGCCGCGCTCGGCTGGCCGGCCGCCGATCTCGACCCGGCCTTCCCGCCCCGGATCGCGTTCGCCGGCGCCCGCCATCTCGTCCTCGCGGCGGCGACGCGCGAGCGCCTCGCCGATCTCGCGTACGACTTCGCACGCCTCGAACTCCTGATGCAACGGCTGGACCTGACCACGGTTCAGTTGGTGTGGCGGGAGGCGGCCACCGTCTTCCACGTCCGCGACCCGTTCCCCGTCGGCGGCGTCGTCGAGGACCCGGCGACCGGCGCCGCGGCCGCCGCGTTCGGCGCGTACGCCCGTGAGCTCGGCCTGGTCCCCGAGGACGCCGTCCTCACCCTGCACCAGGGCGAGGACCTGGGCCGCCCTGGCGAACTCACGGTGACGCTTCGCGAGGGCGACCCGCGCGTCCGCGTCAGCGGCGCGGGAACTCGCATCGGCTGA
- the gcl gene encoding glyoxylate carboligase, whose product MARMTAARAAVEILKREGVTDAFGVPGAAINPFYAALKASGGITHTLARHVEGASHMAEGYTRTHPGNIGVCIGTSGPAGTDMITGLYSATGDSIPILCITGQAPTAVIHKEDFQAVDIASIAKPVTKMAVTVLEAAQVPGVFQQAFHLMRSGRPGPVLIDLPIDVQLTEIEFDPETYEPLPVYKPAASRAQVEKAIGMLNASERPLIVAGGGIINADAADLLVEFAELTGTPVVPTLMGWGVLPDDHELNAGMVGLQTSHRYGNATFLESDFVLGIGNRWANRHTGKLDVYTAGRKFVHVDVEPTQIGKIFAPDYGIASDAKAALELFVEVAKELKAAGELPDRSKWAAAAQEKKATLQRRTHFDNIPIKPQRVYEEMNKAFGPETRYVSTIGLSQIAGAQMLHVYRPRHWINCGQAGPLGWTVPAALGVAKADPDAQVVALSGDYDFQFMIEELAVGAQHKIPYVHVLVNNSYLGLIRQAQRAFDIDFQVKLEFENINSPELGVYGVDHVKVAEGLGCKAIRVTDPAELGAAFEQAKKLAAEYRVPVVVEAILERVTNISMSGTNDISNVVEFEELATEPGHAPTAVRTLKV is encoded by the coding sequence ATGGCTCGTATGACCGCTGCCCGCGCGGCAGTTGAGATTCTCAAGCGCGAGGGCGTCACCGATGCGTTCGGTGTGCCCGGCGCGGCGATCAACCCCTTCTACGCGGCGCTCAAGGCATCCGGCGGCATCACCCACACCCTCGCTCGCCACGTCGAGGGCGCCTCCCACATGGCCGAGGGCTACACCCGCACCCACCCCGGCAACATCGGTGTCTGCATCGGCACCTCCGGTCCGGCCGGCACCGACATGATCACGGGTCTGTACTCCGCGACCGGCGACTCGATCCCGATCCTGTGCATCACCGGCCAGGCGCCGACCGCGGTGATCCACAAGGAGGACTTCCAGGCCGTCGACATCGCCTCCATCGCCAAGCCGGTGACCAAGATGGCGGTCACCGTCCTGGAGGCCGCGCAGGTCCCCGGCGTCTTCCAGCAGGCGTTCCACCTCATGCGCTCCGGCCGTCCCGGCCCGGTCCTGATCGACCTGCCGATCGACGTCCAGCTCACCGAGATCGAGTTCGACCCGGAGACCTACGAGCCGCTGCCGGTCTACAAGCCGGCCGCGAGCCGCGCTCAGGTCGAGAAGGCGATCGGGATGCTCAACGCCTCCGAGCGCCCGCTGATCGTGGCCGGCGGCGGCATCATCAACGCCGACGCCGCCGATCTGCTGGTGGAGTTCGCCGAGCTGACCGGCACCCCCGTCGTGCCCACCCTCATGGGCTGGGGCGTGCTGCCCGACGACCACGAGCTGAACGCCGGCATGGTCGGCCTGCAGACCTCGCACCGCTACGGCAACGCGACCTTCCTGGAGTCCGACTTCGTCCTCGGCATCGGCAACCGCTGGGCCAACCGCCACACCGGCAAGCTGGACGTCTACACCGCCGGGCGGAAGTTCGTCCACGTCGACGTCGAGCCCACGCAGATCGGCAAGATCTTCGCCCCGGACTACGGCATCGCCTCCGACGCCAAGGCCGCGCTGGAGCTGTTCGTCGAGGTCGCCAAGGAGCTGAAGGCGGCCGGCGAGCTGCCCGACCGCTCGAAGTGGGCCGCCGCCGCGCAGGAGAAGAAGGCCACGCTCCAGCGCCGTACCCACTTCGACAACATCCCGATCAAGCCGCAGCGCGTGTACGAGGAGATGAACAAGGCGTTCGGGCCCGAGACCCGGTACGTCTCCACCATCGGCCTCTCGCAGATCGCCGGTGCCCAGATGCTGCACGTCTACCGGCCGCGGCACTGGATCAACTGCGGCCAGGCGGGCCCGCTCGGCTGGACCGTCCCGGCCGCGCTCGGCGTCGCGAAGGCCGACCCGGACGCGCAGGTGGTGGCGCTCTCCGGCGACTACGACTTCCAGTTCATGATCGAGGAACTGGCCGTGGGCGCCCAGCACAAGATTCCCTACGTCCACGTCCTGGTGAACAACTCCTACCTGGGCCTGATCCGGCAGGCGCAGCGGGCGTTCGACATCGACTTCCAGGTCAAGCTGGAGTTCGAGAACATCAACTCGCCCGAGCTCGGCGTCTACGGCGTCGACCACGTCAAGGTCGCCGAGGGCCTCGGCTGCAAGGCGATCCGGGTGACCGACCCGGCCGAGCTGGGCGCCGCCTTCGAGCAGGCCAAGAAGCTCGCCGCCGAGTACCGGGTGCCGGTCGTCGTCGAGGCGATCCTGGAGCGGGTCACCAACATCTCCATGTCGGGCACCAACGACATCAGCAACGTCGTGGAGTTCGAGGAGCTGGCGACCGAGCCGGGCCATGCCCCGACCGCCGTCAGGACGCTGAAGGTCTGA
- a CDS encoding AMP-binding protein, which translates to MTTATELFRRARDFLLEHREDYATAYEGFAWPRPERFNWALDWFDVIADGNDRTALHLVEEDGSGTRVSFAEMSARSDRVANWLRGQGVGAEDRVLVMLGNQVELWETALAAMKLRAVVIPATPLLGPADLRDRVERGRVAHVIVRSQDTGKFDGVPGRYTRIAVGGAAQGWLPYEEARTASEVFVADGPTYADDPLMLYFTSGTTARPKLVEHTHTSYPVGHLATMYWIGLRPGDVHLNISSPGWAKHAWSNLFAPWNAEATVFLHNYTRFDAARLMREMDRAGVTTFCAPPTVWRMLIQADLTQLRRPPREAVAAGEPLNPEVIEQVRRAWGVTIRDGFGQTETAVQIANTPGQVLKTGSMGRPSPGYRVELLDPVTGAPGAVEGEIALDLSVRPVGLMAGYHGDADRTAEAMAGGYYRTGDIGARDADGYLTYVGRADDVFKASDYKISPFELESALLEHEAVAEAAVVPAPDEVRLAVPKAYVVLAEGWEPGPDTAKVLFEHSREVLAPYKRIRRLEFGELPKTISGKIRRIELREATAAGSDREYREEDFR; encoded by the coding sequence ATGACGACGGCGACGGAGCTCTTCCGCAGGGCGCGGGACTTCCTGCTGGAGCACCGCGAGGATTACGCCACCGCTTACGAGGGCTTTGCCTGGCCCCGGCCGGAGCGGTTCAACTGGGCGCTGGACTGGTTCGATGTGATCGCGGACGGCAATGACCGGACGGCGTTGCATCTGGTGGAGGAGGACGGCAGCGGGACGCGGGTGTCGTTCGCGGAGATGTCGGCGCGTTCGGACCGGGTGGCGAACTGGCTGCGCGGGCAGGGGGTGGGTGCCGAGGACCGGGTGCTGGTCATGCTGGGCAACCAGGTGGAGCTGTGGGAGACGGCGCTGGCGGCGATGAAGCTGCGTGCCGTGGTGATCCCGGCGACTCCGCTGCTGGGGCCGGCCGATCTGCGGGACCGGGTGGAGCGGGGCCGGGTGGCGCATGTGATCGTCCGCTCCCAGGACACGGGCAAGTTCGACGGTGTGCCGGGACGGTACACGCGGATCGCGGTGGGCGGTGCGGCGCAGGGCTGGCTGCCGTATGAGGAGGCCCGCACGGCTTCGGAGGTGTTCGTGGCGGACGGGCCGACCTACGCCGACGACCCGCTGATGCTGTATTTCACCTCGGGGACGACGGCCCGCCCGAAGCTGGTCGAGCACACCCACACCTCGTATCCCGTCGGTCATCTGGCGACCATGTACTGGATCGGGCTTCGGCCCGGGGATGTGCATCTGAACATCTCCTCGCCGGGCTGGGCCAAGCATGCCTGGTCGAACCTGTTCGCGCCGTGGAACGCGGAGGCGACGGTCTTCCTGCACAACTACACCCGCTTCGACGCGGCCCGGTTGATGAGGGAGATGGACCGGGCGGGTGTGACGACGTTCTGTGCGCCGCCGACGGTGTGGCGGATGCTGATCCAGGCGGATCTGACGCAGTTGCGCAGGCCGCCGCGTGAGGCGGTGGCGGCCGGTGAGCCGCTCAATCCGGAGGTGATCGAGCAGGTGCGCCGGGCGTGGGGGGTGACGATCCGGGACGGGTTCGGGCAGACGGAGACGGCGGTGCAGATCGCCAACACGCCGGGCCAGGTGTTGAAGACGGGGTCGATGGGGCGGCCCAGTCCCGGTTACCGGGTGGAGCTGCTGGATCCGGTCACGGGTGCGCCGGGTGCCGTCGAGGGGGAGATCGCTCTGGATCTGTCCGTGCGGCCGGTGGGGTTGATGGCGGGTTACCACGGTGACGCGGACCGGACGGCGGAGGCGATGGCCGGGGGTTATTACCGCACGGGCGATATCGGTGCGCGGGACGCGGACGGTTATCTGACGTATGTGGGCCGTGCGGACGATGTGTTCAAGGCGTCGGACTACAAGATCTCCCCGTTCGAGCTGGAGAGTGCTCTGCTGGAGCACGAGGCGGTGGCGGAGGCGGCCGTGGTGCCGGCGCCGGACGAGGTGCGTCTTGCGGTGCCGAAGGCGTACGTGGTGCTCGCGGAGGGCTGGGAGCCGGGTCCGGACACCGCGAAGGTGCTGTTCGAGCACTCCCGCGAGGTGCTGGCTCCGTACAAGCGGATCCGGCGTCTGGAGTTCGGTGAGCTGCCCAAGACCATCTCGGGCAAGATCCGCCGGATCGAACTGCGCGAGGCCACCGCCGCCGGCTCCGACCGGGAGTACCGCGAGGAGGACTTCCGGTGA
- a CDS encoding helix-turn-helix domain-containing protein, which yields MDDFTCDSPTVDALARRLSAPAGTLPPRCGPAGRDFGDVVIAGPGEPLDFVAGSLVLAVGARGPEAAAMVAAAGAAGAAAVAVRVTGARLPAPMRTAAEVARVAVLGVAAGLRWDRVEAEARAMVACGAEPGPDRGGDLFSLAHIVAALTHGVVSIEDAAHRVVAYAGSGEEADELRRPSILGRSCPEPYLALLRRLGVHRRVRESDEVVPVAEQPEMGARRRLVIGINAGRRPLGTIWVQEGGRPLAERAPQMLRGAARLAAAQLVDHYFQGDARARLASREELSHALLTGRFDAAALAAHLGIDPDAAADVVAVDLRELPGDIARADAGRAEAAGIMSVHAAAHRANALVVHACGQLYAILPAPAAEPAADPAEPLLRWAGDLVATLRRLTGTAVQAVLAGRADRLADIPDVKRRGHQALRLLARTPEVPVATHTRLAPALLVRDTLDLLAAAPRARFPAVAALVAHDREHGTDLARLLLLYLDAFGDVGAAARRLTVHPNTLRYRVRRAVALTGLDLDDPEHRLAAALQLRLDLAAPDRAAAAFPRG from the coding sequence GTGGACGACTTCACATGTGACTCCCCCACCGTGGACGCCCTGGCCCGCCGGCTCTCCGCGCCGGCCGGGACCCTGCCGCCCCGGTGCGGTCCGGCCGGCCGGGACTTCGGCGACGTGGTCATCGCCGGGCCGGGCGAGCCGCTCGACTTCGTGGCCGGGTCGCTGGTCCTCGCGGTGGGGGCGCGCGGCCCCGAGGCGGCGGCCATGGTCGCGGCGGCCGGTGCGGCGGGCGCCGCCGCCGTCGCCGTGCGGGTCACCGGCGCGCGCCTTCCGGCGCCGATGCGCACGGCGGCCGAGGTTGCCCGCGTCGCGGTGCTGGGGGTGGCCGCCGGGCTGCGCTGGGACCGAGTGGAGGCCGAGGCGCGGGCCATGGTGGCGTGCGGCGCCGAACCGGGCCCGGACCGCGGCGGCGACCTGTTCTCCCTCGCCCACATCGTGGCGGCCCTGACCCACGGCGTCGTCAGCATCGAGGACGCGGCGCACCGGGTGGTGGCGTACGCCGGATCCGGTGAGGAGGCCGACGAGTTGCGGCGGCCGTCCATCCTCGGGCGCAGTTGCCCGGAGCCGTATCTGGCGCTGCTGCGGCGGCTCGGCGTCCATCGGCGGGTCCGCGAGAGCGACGAGGTGGTCCCGGTGGCGGAGCAGCCGGAGATGGGCGCGCGGCGGCGCCTGGTGATCGGGATCAACGCGGGGCGGCGTCCGCTGGGCACGATATGGGTGCAGGAAGGCGGCCGGCCGCTGGCCGAGCGCGCCCCGCAGATGCTGCGGGGCGCCGCCCGGCTCGCCGCCGCCCAGCTCGTCGACCACTACTTCCAGGGCGATGCCCGGGCCCGCCTCGCCTCCCGCGAGGAACTCAGCCACGCCCTGCTCACCGGCCGGTTCGACGCCGCCGCACTCGCCGCCCACCTGGGCATCGACCCGGACGCCGCCGCCGATGTCGTCGCCGTGGACCTGCGCGAGCTGCCGGGAGACATCGCGCGGGCGGACGCCGGGCGGGCGGAGGCGGCCGGGATCATGTCCGTGCACGCCGCCGCGCACCGCGCGAACGCCCTCGTCGTCCACGCCTGCGGACAGCTCTACGCCATCCTGCCCGCGCCCGCCGCCGAACCGGCCGCGGACCCGGCGGAGCCGCTGCTGCGCTGGGCCGGCGACCTCGTCGCGACGCTGCGCCGGCTGACCGGCACCGCGGTGCAGGCCGTCCTCGCCGGGCGGGCGGACCGGCTGGCGGACATCCCGGACGTCAAGCGCCGCGGCCATCAGGCGCTGCGGCTGCTCGCCCGCACCCCGGAGGTGCCCGTCGCCACCCACACCCGGCTGGCGCCCGCCCTGCTGGTGCGCGACACCCTGGACCTGCTCGCCGCCGCGCCCCGGGCCCGTTTCCCGGCCGTGGCGGCCCTGGTCGCCCACGACCGGGAACACGGCACCGACCTGGCCCGCTTGCTTCTGCTGTACCTGGACGCGTTCGGCGACGTGGGCGCCGCCGCGCGGCGGCTGACCGTGCACCCCAACACGCTGCGCTACCGCGTGCGCCGCGCGGTGGCGCTGACCGGCCTGGACCTGGACGACCCCGAACACCGCCTGGCGGCGGCGCTCCAGTTGCGCCTGGACCTGGCGGCGCCGGACCGCGCGGCCGCGGCGTTCCCGCGCGGCTGA
- a CDS encoding MFS transporter — MPSPTSHEAPRPARPDAAAAAGTPPDMRRIATASFIGTAIEFYDYYIYGTAAALVLDDAFFPELSETAGTLATLSTFAVGFAARPLGAAVFGHFGDRVGRKAVLVVSLLMMGLSTGLIGLLPGYDTLGVAAPVLLVVLRLVQGLGLGGEWGGAALLAVEHAPRNKRGRYAAAAQMGSPVGYFAATLTFLVMSSVLDDAAFDGWGWRVPFLISFVLVAVGLVIRLRIAETPAFAKVTEQRETAKAPLLEAFRVHPRELLLGAGMITVVYVMFYTAATYCITYTTEDLGIPKNDMLLLTLVAVTVLGVSTYLVARWSDRVGRRRLIIGGTLFGAVWGAVLFPLLDTGDYVLIAVALSGALLCMGIIYGPIGAYLPELFGTRMRYSGAGFSYNLGGVLGGAVAPLVVTALAENYSATVGGWFMSAMALLSLGCVLALPETRDRDLDAV; from the coding sequence ATGCCTTCCCCCACGTCCCACGAAGCCCCCCGGCCGGCCCGGCCGGACGCCGCCGCAGCGGCCGGGACACCGCCGGACATGCGCCGGATCGCCACGGCCAGTTTCATCGGCACGGCCATCGAGTTCTACGACTACTACATCTACGGAACCGCCGCCGCGCTCGTCCTCGACGACGCCTTCTTCCCCGAACTGTCCGAGACGGCGGGCACCTTGGCCACGCTGTCCACCTTCGCCGTCGGCTTCGCCGCCCGCCCGCTGGGGGCCGCCGTCTTCGGCCACTTCGGCGACCGGGTCGGCCGCAAGGCCGTCCTCGTCGTCTCGCTGCTGATGATGGGCCTGTCCACCGGCCTGATCGGCCTCCTGCCCGGTTACGACACCCTGGGGGTGGCCGCACCGGTCCTGCTGGTGGTGCTGCGCCTGGTCCAGGGCCTGGGCCTGGGCGGCGAGTGGGGCGGCGCCGCGCTGCTCGCGGTCGAGCACGCGCCGCGGAACAAGCGCGGCCGGTACGCGGCGGCCGCCCAGATGGGCTCCCCCGTCGGTTACTTCGCCGCCACGCTCACCTTCCTGGTGATGTCGTCGGTGCTCGACGACGCCGCGTTCGACGGCTGGGGCTGGCGGGTCCCGTTCCTGATCTCCTTCGTCCTGGTGGCCGTCGGCCTGGTGATCCGTCTGCGCATCGCCGAGACCCCGGCGTTCGCGAAGGTCACCGAGCAGCGGGAGACCGCCAAGGCGCCGCTGCTGGAGGCGTTCCGGGTGCACCCGAGGGAGCTGCTGCTCGGCGCCGGCATGATCACGGTGGTGTACGTGATGTTCTACACGGCGGCCACGTACTGCATCACGTACACCACGGAGGACCTCGGCATCCCGAAGAACGACATGCTGCTGCTGACCCTGGTCGCGGTGACCGTCCTCGGTGTCTCCACCTATCTGGTCGCCCGCTGGTCCGACCGGGTCGGCCGCCGCCGGCTCATCATCGGCGGCACCCTGTTCGGGGCCGTGTGGGGCGCGGTCCTGTTCCCGCTGCTGGACACCGGCGACTACGTCCTGATCGCCGTGGCCCTCAGCGGCGCCCTGCTGTGCATGGGCATCATCTACGGGCCGATCGGCGCCTATCTGCCCGAGCTGTTCGGCACCCGGATGCGCTATTCCGGCGCCGGTTTCTCGTACAACCTGGGCGGCGTGCTCGGCGGCGCCGTCGCCCCGCTGGTGGTGACGGCGCTCGCCGAGAACTACAGCGCCACGGTGGGCGGCTGGTTCATGAGCGCGATGGCGCTGCTGTCCCTCGGGTGCGTGCTGGCGCTGCCGGAGACGCGGGACCGCGACCTCGACGCCGTGTGA
- a CDS encoding TIGR04222 domain-containing membrane protein, whose product MDDGGTAFRLTPYEIALLRGGPPAAVTVAVVALHLRGAVGAGPPGTVRRTSTNAADAERPPRPLPPLERAVLDCLDERDELDEPAGLREIAAHPSVRLAVAGLRTGLTAAGLLRTVLPAPTRAARRLLRDLSERHAPPSARHGLTEDGKLLAVALHGKAALRVLVPRFALRAGLTERVEVGGKRLLGHSPRNLAPGDGDGTLAPHWCGDGGGGGSAGD is encoded by the coding sequence ATGGACGACGGGGGCACGGCGTTCCGGCTGACGCCGTACGAGATCGCGCTGCTGCGGGGCGGACCGCCGGCCGCCGTCACGGTCGCCGTGGTCGCCCTGCACCTGCGGGGCGCTGTCGGCGCCGGACCGCCGGGCACGGTCCGCAGGACGAGCACGAACGCCGCGGACGCCGAACGGCCCCCGCGCCCGCTCCCGCCGCTGGAGCGCGCCGTGCTCGACTGCCTGGACGAGCGCGACGAGCTGGACGAGCCGGCCGGCCTGCGGGAGATCGCCGCCCACCCGTCGGTGCGCCTGGCGGTGGCCGGGCTGCGCACCGGTCTGACGGCGGCGGGGCTGCTGCGGACGGTCCTGCCGGCCCCGACCCGCGCCGCCCGCCGCCTGCTGCGGGACCTTTCGGAGCGGCACGCGCCGCCCTCCGCCCGGCACGGACTGACCGAGGACGGCAAGCTGCTCGCCGTGGCGCTGCACGGGAAGGCGGCCCTGCGGGTGCTGGTACCGCGCTTCGCCCTGCGGGCGGGGCTGACCGAGCGGGTCGAGGTCGGCGGCAAGCGGCTCCTGGGACACTCCCCGCGCAACCTCGCCCCGGGCGACGGCGACGGCACCCTCGCCCCGCACTGGTGCGGCGACGGAGGGGGAGGCGGCTCCGCCGGGGACTAG
- a CDS encoding AMP-binding protein gives MTPQPSYAHGTSTTPLLGDTIGANLDRTIAAYPDREALVDVASGRRWTYAEFGAAVDEVARGLLAKGVGKGDRVGIWAVNCPEWVLVQYATARIGAIMVNVNPAYRAHELEYVLNQSGIRLLIASLAHKGSDYRSLVEQVRGRCPGLRETVYIGDPTWDALTAAASSVPAERLAAAQAELSCDDPVNIQYTSGTTGFPKGATLSHHNILNNGYWVGRTVGYTEHDRVCLPVPFYHCFGMVMGNLGATSHGACIVIPAPSFDPKATLEAVQRERCTSLYGVPTMFIAELDLPGFAEYDLSSLRTGIMAGSPCPVEVMKRVVAEMNMAEVSICYGMTETSPVSLQTRREDDLEHRTATVGRVLPHIEVKIVDPATGVTLPRGTAGELRTRGYSVMLGYWNEPEKTAEAVDAGRWMHTGDLAVMREDGYVEIVGRIKDMIIRGGENVYPREIEEFLYAHPKIADVQVVGVPHERYGEEVLACVVPRDADDPLTLEEVRSFCAGRLAHYKIPSRLEVVDSFPMTVSGKVRKVELRERFAG, from the coding sequence GTGACCCCGCAGCCGTCGTACGCCCACGGCACCAGCACCACGCCGCTGCTCGGCGACACCATCGGCGCCAACCTCGACCGGACGATCGCCGCGTACCCCGACCGCGAGGCGCTGGTCGACGTGGCCTCCGGGCGGCGCTGGACCTACGCCGAGTTCGGCGCGGCGGTCGACGAGGTGGCGCGCGGGCTGCTGGCGAAGGGCGTGGGCAAGGGCGACCGGGTCGGCATCTGGGCGGTCAACTGCCCGGAGTGGGTGCTGGTGCAGTACGCCACCGCCCGCATCGGGGCGATCATGGTGAACGTCAACCCGGCCTACCGGGCGCACGAGCTGGAGTACGTGCTCAACCAGTCCGGCATCCGCCTGCTGATCGCCTCGCTCGCGCACAAGGGCAGCGACTACCGGTCGCTGGTGGAGCAAGTACGGGGCCGCTGCCCCGGGTTGCGCGAGACCGTCTACATCGGCGACCCGACCTGGGACGCCCTGACGGCGGCCGCCTCCTCGGTACCGGCCGAGCGGCTCGCCGCCGCGCAGGCCGAGCTGAGCTGCGACGACCCGGTCAACATCCAGTACACCTCCGGCACGACCGGCTTCCCCAAGGGCGCCACCCTCTCCCACCACAACATCCTCAACAACGGTTACTGGGTGGGCCGGACGGTCGGCTACACGGAGCACGACCGGGTCTGTCTGCCCGTCCCGTTCTACCACTGCTTCGGCATGGTGATGGGCAACCTCGGGGCCACCTCCCACGGCGCGTGCATCGTCATCCCGGCCCCCTCCTTCGACCCGAAGGCCACCCTGGAGGCCGTGCAGCGGGAGCGGTGCACCTCCCTGTACGGCGTCCCCACCATGTTCATCGCCGAACTCGACCTGCCCGGCTTCGCGGAGTACGACCTGTCCTCCCTGCGCACCGGCATCATGGCGGGCTCGCCCTGCCCGGTGGAGGTGATGAAACGGGTGGTCGCCGAGATGAACATGGCGGAGGTCTCCATCTGCTACGGCATGACGGAGACCTCCCCGGTGTCCCTCCAGACCCGCCGGGAGGACGACCTCGAACACCGCACCGCGACCGTCGGCCGGGTCCTGCCCCACATCGAGGTGAAGATCGTCGACCCGGCCACCGGCGTCACCCTGCCGCGCGGCACGGCCGGGGAGCTGCGCACCCGCGGCTACAGCGTGATGCTCGGCTACTGGAACGAGCCGGAGAAGACCGCCGAGGCCGTGGACGCCGGCCGCTGGATGCACACCGGGGACCTCGCGGTGATGCGCGAGGACGGGTACGTCGAGATCGTCGGCCGCATCAAGGACATGATCATCCGGGGCGGGGAGAACGTCTACCCGCGCGAGATCGAGGAGTTCCTCTACGCCCACCCGAAGATAGCGGACGTCCAGGTCGTCGGGGTGCCGCACGAGCGGTACGGCGAGGAGGTGCTCGCCTGCGTCGTCCCGCGCGACGCGGACGATCCGCTCACCCTGGAGGAGGTGCGCTCCTTCTGCGCGGGCCGGCTCGCCCACTACAAGATCCCGAGCCGTCTGGAGGTCGTCGACTCCTTCCCGATGACCGTGTCGGGCAAGGTGCGCAAGGTCGAACTGCGGGAAAGGTTCGCCGGGTGA
- a CDS encoding helix-turn-helix transcriptional regulator, with the protein MAADAADVVEIRSALVRLRRATGLPVVFGGLMESGRRRVRISELSGTATAALSSLAVTSGSGLGGKAVALARPCAVTDYSAARHISHEYDAPVAAEGLRSVVAVPVVVRRRVRGVLYGALRAAQPLGDRTLSAAVEAARDVEQALLLREEARELVTAARPVPLREVAAGAAREQVREAHAALRALLPRVTDASLRTELLDVCALLAGETGCGPVGGVRLAPREVDVLACVADGATNAAAAERLGLRAETVKAYLRSAMRKLGARTRGEAVVAARRAGWLP; encoded by the coding sequence GTGGCAGCAGACGCGGCCGACGTGGTGGAGATCCGCAGCGCACTGGTCAGGCTGCGGCGCGCCACCGGACTTCCCGTCGTCTTCGGCGGGCTGATGGAGTCCGGCCGGCGGCGGGTGCGGATCAGCGAGCTCAGCGGCACCGCCACGGCCGCGCTCAGCTCCCTCGCCGTGACCTCCGGCAGCGGCCTGGGCGGCAAGGCGGTCGCGCTCGCCCGGCCATGCGCCGTGACCGACTACTCCGCCGCCCGCCACATCAGCCACGAGTACGACGCCCCGGTCGCCGCCGAGGGACTGCGCTCGGTGGTGGCGGTGCCGGTGGTGGTCCGGCGCCGGGTGCGCGGAGTGCTGTACGGCGCCCTGCGCGCGGCCCAGCCGCTGGGCGACCGGACCCTGAGCGCGGCCGTGGAGGCGGCGCGGGACGTGGAACAGGCGCTGCTGCTGCGGGAGGAGGCGCGGGAGCTGGTGACGGCGGCCCGGCCGGTGCCCCTGCGGGAGGTCGCCGCGGGTGCGGCCCGGGAACAGGTCCGGGAGGCGCACGCGGCGCTGCGGGCGCTGCTGCCGCGGGTCACGGACGCCTCCCTGCGGACCGAACTGCTCGACGTGTGCGCGCTGCTGGCGGGCGAGACCGGGTGCGGGCCGGTGGGCGGGGTACGCCTGGCTCCGCGCGAGGTGGACGTGCTGGCGTGCGTCGCCGACGGGGCGACCAACGCGGCGGCGGCCGAGCGGCTCGGGCTGCGCGCCGAGACGGTGAAGGCGTATCTGCGGTCGGCGATGCGGAAGCTGGGGGCACGCACCCGGGGGGAGGCCGTGGTGGCGGCGCGCCGGGCGGGGTGGCTGCCGTAG